Below is a genomic region from Spongiibacter nanhainus.
TGCCCCTGTTTCCGCAGTACTCGGCGACAACGACTGCCGCGGTGCTGGATCAGGTAACCCAATTTTACTCTCGCCAGCGCGATATACCTCAGTGGAGCTGGCTGCGGGATTACCACGATCACCCCGCCTTTATTCAGGCTTTGGCCGACCGCGTTCGAGCACATTGGCAAGAAAAGGGACGCGGCGACAAACTGTTAATGTCTTTTCACGGCATACCCAAGCGCAATGTTGAGCTGGGCGACCCTTATCAATCGCAGTGTGAGGGAACGGCCAGTGCACTGGCGGCGGCCCTGTCGTTGGAAGAAGATCAATGGATGATGACCTTTCAGTCGAGACTGGGTAAGGCCGAGTGGTTGCAGCCCTATACCGACAAAACCTTGGCGGCATTGCCATCTCAAGGCGTAAAACGCCTTGACGTTATATGTCCGGCATTTGCCGTTGAGTGCTTGGAAACGCTGGAAGAAATTGATGGAGAAGGACAGGAGATTTTTCGCGACGCGGGCGGCGAATCGTTCAACTATATTCCTTGCCTCAATGACCA
It encodes:
- the hemH gene encoding ferrochelatase gives rise to the protein MKSAIVLVNLGTPSAPTATAVRRFLKQFLSDRRVVEVPRPIWWLILNLIILPFRSPRVAKNYNEIWMGGQSPLRVFCERLQGQLAAAIQQQSLSAPVQVELAMTYGDPSIEDVLSRLGREGVERIFFLPLFPQYSATTTAAVLDQVTQFYSRQRDIPQWSWLRDYHDHPAFIQALADRVRAHWQEKGRGDKLLMSFHGIPKRNVELGDPYQSQCEGTASALAAALSLEEDQWMMTFQSRLGKAEWLQPYTDKTLAALPSQGVKRLDVICPAFAVECLETLEEIDGEGQEIFRDAGGESFNYIPCLNDHAVHTEALLTLCEPFLRELHN